A part of Helicobacter himalayensis genomic DNA contains:
- a CDS encoding c-type cytochrome — MKGLKTRFMQALESKRTHTQQTIQSAKKSLKNTMIYAKSILHIALFSNIMLFALLFTTSYTNDYDRAIAQSLKSGGKLYQKACASCHGRKGRTLPPGAHFSIPIIERSQGELVSLLNSYRTGAVDTGGAKGTMSANLMRYKFSDTDIENIAYYVASLNPTPPVLQGYYYQVAAYHNEVPEEILARIAERDYVVHTTEYNGKELKRYLIGPYVDTQSMQADKEYIAELTEHTHVQKKMKPLVRYMSSDNEIFSLEKDYELKDSLGVSLQTPQLYRAENNLTTKNKADDTHETQNPESKESETNTTKEDLEVSQDSLDEAKAQSQEQEKEEYSITESQDTQSLASQDSTLKALFKFETDALGLDEEQEGEGEMSIPNGYYYILATYAKTIPLDTLEKLKDEDYKLFTRGDYVHILIGGYDTKSTLLSHKAKANALTKALHIHKYQDQKPRVIFIESGKIKELYLKENNKK, encoded by the coding sequence ATGAAAGGTTTGAAAACAAGATTTATGCAAGCATTAGAATCTAAACGCACTCACACGCAACAAACCATACAATCCGCAAAAAAAAGCCTAAAAAACACAATGATTTATGCAAAATCCATCTTGCATATTGCTTTATTCTCAAACATTATGCTCTTTGCCTTGCTTTTCACCACAAGCTATACAAACGACTATGACCGCGCAATCGCCCAATCCCTCAAAAGCGGAGGTAAGCTCTATCAAAAGGCTTGTGCTTCTTGTCACGGTAGGAAAGGGAGGACCTTGCCTCCGGGTGCGCACTTTAGCATACCAATAATAGAGCGAAGTCAAGGAGAACTAGTTTCTCTACTTAATTCCTACCGCACAGGAGCAGTAGATACAGGTGGCGCAAAAGGAACTATGAGTGCAAATCTTATGCGTTATAAATTTAGCGATACAGATATAGAAAACATAGCCTACTATGTGGCAAGTCTAAACCCAACTCCCCCCGTGCTTCAAGGCTATTACTATCAAGTAGCAGCTTATCATAATGAAGTTCCAGAAGAGATTTTAGCGCGCATTGCAGAACGTGATTATGTAGTGCATACCACAGAATACAATGGAAAAGAACTCAAACGATATCTCATAGGTCCTTATGTGGATACCCAAAGTATGCAAGCAGACAAAGAATATATAGCAGAACTCACAGAACACACCCATGTGCAAAAAAAGATGAAACCACTTGTGCGCTATATGAGTAGCGATAATGAAATATTTTCCCTTGAAAAAGACTACGAGCTTAAAGATTCTCTAGGAGTGTCCTTGCAAACCCCACAATTATATAGAGCAGAAAACAACCTAACTACAAAAAACAAAGCAGACGATACACACGAGACGCAAAACCCAGAATCCAAAGAGAGTGAAACCAACACAACTAAAGAAGACCTAGAAGTTTCGCAAGATTCCCTAGATGAAGCAAAGGCACAATCCCAAGAGCAAGAAAAAGAGGAATATTCTATAACAGAGTCCCAAGATACGCAGAGCTTAGCATCACAAGATTCTACGCTTAAGGCACTCTTTAAGTTTGAAACAGACGCACTAGGGCTAGATGAAGAGCAAGAGGGAGAGGGAGAAATGTCGATTCCAAATGGGTATTACTACATACTTGCCACTTATGCTAAAACCATACCGCTAGACACATTAGAGAAACTCAAAGACGAGGATTACAAACTATTCACACGAGGGGATTATGTGCATATACTCATAGGTGGCTATGATACCAAAAGCACCCTTTTATCGCATAAAGCAAAGGCAAATGCCCTAACCAAAGCCTTGCATATCCACAAATATCAAGACCAAAAGCCTAGAGTCATATTTATAGAATCTGGCAAGATAAAAGAGTTGTATTTGAAAGAGAATAATAAAAAGTAG